GGCCCGAACCTTGATCTGGTTCAAGGTCCGTACGGGGTGCGAGGCGGTTTACTTCAATCCCAGATCACTACGAGGAGACAAGCCGTGGATGGATCCACATCGATCGAGCTGAAGCAGGCGGCGCACGTCGTGCAACGTGATGTTTCGATTGCCATCGCCGGCAGCGGTGGCAGCGGCGTGATGACCGCGGGCACCTGGCTGCTCGACGCCGCGGCGCGCGCCGGGCTGTACGGGCTGATGGTGCGCACCAGCGGGCCGCAGATCCGCGGCGGCGAAGCGGCGGCTCTGCTACGTCTGTCCGGCGCCCAGGTCGAATCGCTCGACGATGCGTTCGACGTGCTGGTCGCGCTGGACTGGCAGAACGTGCACCGTTTTGCGGATGAGATCCCGCTGCGCGCCACCAGCGTGCTCGTCTGCGATGCGGACGCCGGCGAGGTCCCCGCCGTCTTCCTCGCCAGCGGCGCCCGGGTCGTGGCACTGCCGCTGAAGAAGATGGCCAAGGCCGCGGGCAGCTGGATCAACATGCTGGCGCTCGGCATTTCGGGCGCCCTGGCCGGCGTGCCGCAAGCGCAGCTCGAAGAAGCCGTCCGCTCCGGCTGGAAGCGCGACGGGGACGGCCTCGCGGCGAACCTGCGCGCGCTCAACGAGGGCTGCCTGGCCGTGGCCCACCTGGCCGGCAGCCCCCTCACAGGCAGCGCTGGTCCCCGGCGCTGGCTGCTGAGCGGAAATGAAGCCGCGGGCTATGGCGCGCTGCGCGGCGGTGTGCGCTTCGTGGCGGCCTACCCGATCACGCCTGCTACCGAGATGCTCGAGTGGATGGCGCCGGCACTGGCGCGCACCGGCGGCTGCCTGCTGCAGGCCGAAGACGAGCTCGCCTCGATCAACATGATCATCGGCGCGTCTTTCGGCGGCGTGCCCTCGCTCACGGCCACCGCCGGGCCCGGGCTGTCGCTCATGACCGAAGGCATCGGCCTGGCGGTCGCGGCCGAGGTGCCGATCGTCGTCGTCGACGTGATGCGCGGCGGCCCCTCCACCGGCATCCCCGCCAAGAGCGAGCAGAGCGACCTCTCGTTCGCCGTGGCCGGGCTGCACGGGGATGCGCCGCGGCTGGTCGTCTCGCCCACCTCGATTTCGGACTGCGCCGCGACGACGCACTGGGCGGTGCAGCTGGCCGAAGCCCTGCAGTGCCCCGCGCTCGTGCTGTCGGACCAGTTCCTCGGGCAGTCGCAGGCCATCGTGCGCGCGCCCGAGCTGCCCGAGGGTGCCCCGCAGCGCCTGGTCGCACCCGCCCATGCGCCCGGCTATAAACGGTATGCCAATACCGAAAATGGCGTTTCGCCCATGGCCATCCCCGGCACTCCGGGCGTGACCTACACCGCCGACGGCCTGGAGCATACCGAAGGGGCGATCCCGAGCAGCCAGGCGGCAGACCACCGCAAGCAGCTCGACAAGCGCCTGCGCAAGCTGACCGGACACGACTACGGCTCGCGCTGGGCGGACTGCGAAGGCGACGCGCCGCTGGCCGTCATCACCTTCGGCTCGGCCACCGGGCCGGTGCGCGAAGCGGCGCGCCGCGCCGCCGCGCAGGGGGTCGAGGTGCGCGTGATCGCGCTGCGGCTGCTGATGCCGCTGCAGGCCGCCGCGCTGGACCGCGCGCTCGCAGGCGTGGAGCGCGTCATCGTGGTCGAGCAGAACCACGGCGCCCAGCTGCTGCACTACCTGCGCGGCGCCTACGACCTGCCCGGCCAGCCTGCTTCCTTCCATCACCCCGGGCCGCTGCCGCTGCGACCGGCCGAGATCTGCAATGCGCTCGTCGCCTGGGCGCGCGAAGAGGAGACCCTTGCATGAACGACATGTGCCAGCCGCCGGGCCTCGCGCCCGAAACCTTCGGAGCCCAGCACTACAAGTCCGACTACAAGCCGATCTGGTGTCCCGGCTGCGGCGACTACACGGTGCTGGCGGCGATCACCAAGGCGCTCGCCACCGTGCAGAAGCCGCCGCACGAGGTCGCGGTGGTGTCGGGCATCGGCTGCTCCTCGCGCATCCCGGCCTACACCTCCTGCTACGGCTTCCACGGCGTGCATGGCCGCGCCCTGGCCGCCGGCACCGGGCTCAAGGTGGCCCGGCCGGACCTCACCGTGCTGGTGGCCAGCGGTGACGGCGACGGCTATTCGATCGGCGGCAATCACTTCCTGCATGCCTGCCGCCGCAACGTGGACCTGACCTACATCGTGATGGACAACCACGTCTACGGCATGACCAAGGGCCAGCCTTCGCCGACGACCGAACCCGACTGGGACAGCAAGCTCTCGCCCGGCGGCACCGGGGTGCGCTCGTTCCACCCGCTGGTGATCGCGCTCGCCTCCGGCGCCAACTTCGTCGCGCGCGCCTTCTCCGGCGACCAGCAAGGGACCGCCGAGATCATCGCCCAGGGCATCCGGCATCCCGGCTTCTCCTTCATCGAGATCCTCAGCCCCTGCGTGACCTTCCGGCCGGAACAGCGCGACTGGCGCAACCTGGTCCACCCGGCGTCGGTACAGCCCACCGACGACCCCGCCCGCGCCGCCAAGCGCATCATGACCGACGACGGCTTCAACATCGGCGTGCTCTACGCCGGCCATCGCGCGCCGTACGCCGGCGGGCCGTCGCCGGCAAGCGCGGACATGGCCGCACTCGAAGCGGAGTTCGCGGTATGAAGCGGGCCTTGCACGCCAACTTGCCGACGGTCGAGGACCTGCTGGTCCAGGCCCACGCGCTGGAGAGCGAAGCGGCCCAGCGCTACCTCGAGTTCGCCGAGATCATGGAGAGCCACAACAACGGCGAGGTGGCGCAGATGTTCCGCGCGATCGCCGCCCAGGAAGCCGAGCATGCCGAACACATCCGGCTTCGCATCCATGGGCGCGGGGCGCTGCCGCCGCGCGAGCGGCGCACCCCGGCGGTAGCCGAGCTGGAGCAGGCCCACTACCTGATGCAGCCCTGGCATGTGCTGCAGATCGCGATCCAGGCGGAACGCCGCGCCTACGACTTCTACGCTTCCGTCGCCCAGGTCAGTGGCTGCGACGAATTGCGCAAGACGGCGACCCAGCTGCAGGCCGAAGAACAGCAGCACATCGCCATGCTGGAGCAATGGCTGGCGCGCGTGCCGGTTCCGGCGACCGGCTGGGACGACGACCCCGATCCACCCCGCTACACCGATTAGGGACCGAACGCCCATGAACGTTCTGCTTCTTCCCGAAGGCTGGGCCGCGCCGCAAGGCTATTCCAACGGCGTCGAAGTCGCCGCCGGCCGCATCGTGTTCCTCGCCGGCCAGGTCGGCTGGGATGCGCAGCAGCGCTTCCACTCCACCGAGCTCGCGCCGCAGTTCGAGCAGGCGCTGGACAACATCCTGGCGGTGCTGGCGCAGGCCGGCGGGCGTCCCGAGCACATCTGCCGCGTGACCGCGTTCTGCATCGACAAGCCCGCCTACATGGCGGCCCGCCGCGAGCTCGGCCGGATCTGGCGCGAGCGCATGGGACGCCACTACCCGGCCATGAGCATGATCTTCGTGGCCGACCTGCTGGACCACCCCGCGAAGATCGAGCTGGAGGCCACCGCCGTACTGCCATGCTCGTAGCGCGGGGACTGCACACCTACTACGGCGCCAGCCATGTGCTGCACGGC
Above is a window of Ramlibacter tataouinensis DNA encoding:
- a CDS encoding 2-oxoacid:acceptor oxidoreductase subunit alpha, giving the protein MDGSTSIELKQAAHVVQRDVSIAIAGSGGSGVMTAGTWLLDAAARAGLYGLMVRTSGPQIRGGEAAALLRLSGAQVESLDDAFDVLVALDWQNVHRFADEIPLRATSVLVCDADAGEVPAVFLASGARVVALPLKKMAKAAGSWINMLALGISGALAGVPQAQLEEAVRSGWKRDGDGLAANLRALNEGCLAVAHLAGSPLTGSAGPRRWLLSGNEAAGYGALRGGVRFVAAYPITPATEMLEWMAPALARTGGCLLQAEDELASINMIIGASFGGVPSLTATAGPGLSLMTEGIGLAVAAEVPIVVVDVMRGGPSTGIPAKSEQSDLSFAVAGLHGDAPRLVVSPTSISDCAATTHWAVQLAEALQCPALVLSDQFLGQSQAIVRAPELPEGAPQRLVAPAHAPGYKRYANTENGVSPMAIPGTPGVTYTADGLEHTEGAIPSSQAADHRKQLDKRLRKLTGHDYGSRWADCEGDAPLAVITFGSATGPVREAARRAAAQGVEVRVIALRLLMPLQAAALDRALAGVERVIVVEQNHGAQLLHYLRGAYDLPGQPASFHHPGPLPLRPAEICNALVAWAREEETLA
- a CDS encoding 2-oxoacid:ferredoxin oxidoreductase subunit beta codes for the protein MNDMCQPPGLAPETFGAQHYKSDYKPIWCPGCGDYTVLAAITKALATVQKPPHEVAVVSGIGCSSRIPAYTSCYGFHGVHGRALAAGTGLKVARPDLTVLVASGDGDGYSIGGNHFLHACRRNVDLTYIVMDNHVYGMTKGQPSPTTEPDWDSKLSPGGTGVRSFHPLVIALASGANFVARAFSGDQQGTAEIIAQGIRHPGFSFIEILSPCVTFRPEQRDWRNLVHPASVQPTDDPARAAKRIMTDDGFNIGVLYAGHRAPYAGGPSPASADMAALEAEFAV
- a CDS encoding ferritin family protein, whose product is MKRALHANLPTVEDLLVQAHALESEAAQRYLEFAEIMESHNNGEVAQMFRAIAAQEAEHAEHIRLRIHGRGALPPRERRTPAVAELEQAHYLMQPWHVLQIAIQAERRAYDFYASVAQVSGCDELRKTATQLQAEEQQHIAMLEQWLARVPVPATGWDDDPDPPRYTD
- a CDS encoding RidA family protein is translated as MNVLLLPEGWAAPQGYSNGVEVAAGRIVFLAGQVGWDAQQRFHSTELAPQFEQALDNILAVLAQAGGRPEHICRVTAFCIDKPAYMAARRELGRIWRERMGRHYPAMSMIFVADLLDHPAKIELEATAVLPCS